Sequence from the Dehalococcoidia bacterium genome:
CGCGCGCCAGGCGCGGCGCTTGCTCCGCACGGCGCCTCCTGCTCCGGGCGCAACGCCCGGTCCTGTCTCGCGCACGCCGACGTCGTTCGACTTCTGGTACTTCGTCCTGCGTCTGGAGGACGAGATCAGGCTCGCGCGCCGCCAGGGCCAGAGGGTCAGCATAGTGCTAATGCGCATCGACCCGCCCGGCGGCGCAACGGACAGCGCCATCGAGCAGATCAACTTCGACGTGGCCAGCATTGCTGCGAGCTACGCTCAGACAATGAGCATGCCGAGCGCCATCGCCCCCCTCGAGTACGCCTTTGTCATGCCGGGCGCCGGCCGCGAGGATGCGAGGTCGCGCGTGGCGCCCCTCCTCGGCCCGTTGGGCGATTACTGGTGCGAGTTCGCGATCGCGGTGTATCCCGACGACGCCACCCAGGCGGAGGCGCTGGTGCAGTTCGCTCAGGAGGAGCTGGACCGCTCGCTCGAGGACGAGGCCGCGAGTTAGCGCAACGGCAGGTCCATCCAGCGGTGCTCGATTCCCGCATCGAGGAAGATGTCGCCCCGTGCCCTGTAGCCGAGACGCTCGTAGAAGCCGATGGCGTGCAACTGAGCGGCGAGGGTGATGCCGGGGTAGCCCAGTTCGTGCGCCCTCTCCTGCAGGGCCTGCATGAGGAGGCGGCCGAGACCCTTGCCTCTGTGCTCGCGCAGCACGGCGACGCGCCCGATGTGGGCGTAGTGCGGTGGGCCGTCCTCCAGCAGTAGACGCCCGGTGGCCACTGGCTCACCGTCCAGGCGCAGGAGCGCGTGCTCAGCCGTGCGCCCCCAGGCCTCCGGGGCGTCCAGGCCGTCGATCTCCAGGTCCTCGGGCACGCCCTGCTCCTCGATGAAGACTGCCCGGCGGATGCGCAGCGCCTCAGCCATGGCCGCGTGGCCCCTCACGAACTCGACCTTCACGTCGCTCACGGAGCGAGTCTACAGCGCGCGGCCCGGTCTTCCGAGGGAAGCGTGGCGGAGATGTCCGGGAAGCATGCGGCCTAGGGGCAGAGTACGGACGACGGAGCGCAGGAGAGTTGAGGTGGCGGCGAATGTGAGCGCCCGGCGCTGGAGAGACCGGTGCTAGTATGGCCCTGGCCAGGGGGTCGGATGCCTCGCGACCTTAAGCTTGCAAGCTGGCGGCTGCTGTTGCTGGCCGCACTCTCTCTCGGTCTCGCGTTCGCGGTCGTGGGCTGCGGCAGCGACATTGGCGGCGCAGCCGTTACGGCGACGGCGTCGGACGCTGGCGCGACCTCGCCGCCTCCCTCCACCCCTCTGGGCCGGTGGTGACGTGGTGGCATGGACGGAGGCATACTGCGGGCCGGATCGCGGCAGGGCGCGCGTCCTCGACCGCCGCACCGGATCGGTGACAGGGTTGGACCAGTCGCTGTGGGTGACGGTCACGCCTGGTGGGCTCTTCGGCGCGGGCGAGTTCGGCCCGTCCGACCTCATCGACCCGAGGACGTGGCAGTACGTGGCGGTCCTGCCGCCGCGCGCGGGCGGGAGCGGCCCTGCTATTGACGTGAACTGGTAGCCGGATTACAAGTACGCGAGCCGTGGTCAGGCGTTCGGCCACGGCGGCTATTGCGGGTAGGAACCATGCCCAGCAGGCGCGACACGGTAATAATCCTCATCGCGGCGGTGGTCATCGCCGTTTTGGCCTGGGCATTCCTTGCGCGCGACGAGAGCAGCGCCCCGACCGCGCCACCTGGCGGACTGCACCAACCGGCGCCTCTGTGGCCCGCCGCGTACCTGCTGGTCTACGCCTCGTCGCCCGCGGGGTTGCCGGCATTGCCATAACGCCGTCCCTGGACGCGGCTTACGCGCTCCGGCCTCACCTCCGCAGCCTTCATCTCGTCGGACACGGGGAGGGAGACGGTGAGGACGCCGTTCTCGTAGGTGACGTTCGCCATCTCACCGTCGACGGGGGTGTCGAGCGAGAGGCGCCGGTAGTAGGGTCCCGGGTTCCATTCGTCCAGGATGACCTCTTTGTCGCCCTTGAAGGCGCCGCGGAGACGCCCTTCCAGCACGACCTCACCCTCGCGGGTGACGTGCACCTGGATGTCTTGAGGCTCCAATCCGGGAAACGGGGCGGCGATGGTCACGCGATGGTCGCTGCGGTAGAGCTTCACCGGCGTGTCGTCCTGCCTTGGTCCTTCGTAAGGCCTGCCTTGCTGCATCAGTGTCCTCTCGTTTTTCTGCGGGCGTTCGAGTCGGAGCCGGAGCGTCCGGAGCGCGGCCGGGCCGCGCGCGTGTCGATGGCCGTGGCGCGAGAGACGCGCCGCCCGTCCTGCTCGCGGCGTCTCGAAGACCAGGCTCCCGCAGCCGCGCGAGCCCCGTGGCGAGCGTCGTGGGCGTCTCTCGGTCGGCTGTCGCTGTCCGCCATCTCCGCCTCCTGCAACCTGAATAGCACCTGGTCCCTTGCCACCGGATAAGGACGCGGCCGTGACCGCTCTCGGCTCGGTGACAGACTCGTCGCGACGCGGCTACCATTCCCCCAGCACCAGCGAGGGTCCGTGATGGATGAAGACCTCCTCTCGATAGCCTCGGACATCGTCGAAAAGGCCAGGCGGCTCGGCGCCGACCAGGCGGACGCCTACGTCGTCGCATCGAACGAGTCGTCCGTGCAGGTGCGCCGCGGCGCGGTCGAGCGCGTGATCGACGCCGGCTCGCGCGCCGCTGGCATCCGCGTGATCAAGGAAGGCCGCACGGCGGTCTGCTCGACGGCGGACATGACGCCGAAGGCGCTGGAGCAACTGGTGCGCGACGCCGTTGACCTGGCTTCGATCTCGGAGCCAGACGCCTATGCCGGCTTGCCCGAGCGCGCGGACCTGGCGTCTGGCGTCCTCCCGGACCTCCAGCTTTACGATGAGCAGATCGAGTCCCTTACTGCGGACGAGATGCGGGAGATGGCTTTGCGCTGCGAGGCGGCCGCCTTCGACTACGATGGCCGCGTCACGAACTCCGACAGCTGCGCCATGGAGGTCCGGCGCGGTGTCGTTGCCCTGGCGAACAGCCTTGGCTTCGCCGCCTCTTACCCTTCGACGGCGGCCGGCATCATGATCGAGGCCATCTGCGACGACGCGGAGGGCAAGAAGCGCAACGACTACTGGCATAGCTACGAGCGCGCGCTGCACCGGTTGGAGAAGCCGGAGGAGGTCGGGCGCAAGGCCGCGGCCCGCGCCGTCGCGAAGCTCGGAGCGCGCAAAGTGGCGACGAAGGCGGTACCCGTCGTCTGGGAGGCGCCGGTGGCGACGGCGCTGTTGCGGGTGATCGGCCAGGCGGTGTCCGGCGAGGCGTTGTACAGACGCGCTACCTTCCTTGCCGACCTTGAGGGCCGCCAGGTGGCGTCGCCTCTGTTCACGCTGACCGACGACCCCCTGCTGCCGGGAAGGTTGGGATCGCGCCCGTTCGACGGAGAAGGCGTGGCCTCGCGGACGCTGCCCGTCTTCGAGCAAGGCATCTTCCGGGCGTTCCTCTTCGACACCTACAACGCCCGCCGGCTGGGGCGCCGGGCGACGGGGGCGGCCCATCGCAGCATCGATTCGGCGCCGGCCCCGGGGACCTCGAACCTCGTCCTGTCTCCCGGCACGACGCCTCCGGAGGCGCTTTACGCCGACATAGAGGAAGGACTGTTCCTCACGGACATCATGGGCTTCGGCGTGAACCTGACGACGGGGGACTTCTCTCGCGGCGCGCAGGGCTTCTGGATCGAGAAGGGCGCCCTCGCGTTTCCCGTGACCGAGGTCAACATCAGCGGCAACCTCAAGGACATGCTCGCGGCGATTGACGCCGTGGGCAGCGACTTGCTCTGGCGCGGCGGCATCGCGGCGCCGAGCCTGCGCATCGGCCGCATGACCGTGAGCGGCCTCTAGGTGCCCGCGGCGGAATCACCGTGCTCACTCCGACCGCCGCGGCTTCCGCCGGCCAGGCCTGGCCCTTGCCGGCGCAAGAGCGCCCAGCGACGACCACGCCTCGGCCACAGGCTTGACTCGACCGAGCCTTGCCCTATGCTGGGGCGCGGCAGAAGGAAACTTGCAGCCTCCTAGAGAGTGAGACCAGACCGGATGGGCAGTATCGCGGCAGTCGACGAGAAAACGGGACGCAAGTTCTTCCTTGACGACCCGGACGACCTGCAACCGGGTGAGAGCCTGACCTTCATCCTGAACCTGCACGGCGGCGGGTCCGTCGGCATGTGGCAGCGCGAGTACTTCCCCGCATACAAGTACAAGGAGGCCTACCGGCTCGTAATCGCCACGCCGTCGGCCGCCACCAAGGAGCCGTCACGGCGGTGGGTGGCCGAGGCGGACGACGAGCACCTGCAGAACATCGTCGAGTACGTGTTCGCGAAGTACGGCAAGGAGAACATCCGCGCCTTCTGGCTCGTTGGCCACTCGCAGGGCGGGATGACATCGCAGCGGCTCCTGAACACGGAGTACTTCGCGAAGCGCGTCGACGGCTGGCTCAGCCTGTCGGGAGGACGCATCGGCCCGGCGGAACGGGCGCCGAACTTCGGGCGCCCAGCGCCGGAGGGCGTGGCCCCCGGCACGGCCGCGCCCCCTGCCGGCTTTAGCCGGCCGCCGGTGCCAGACTGCGACTTCTCGTTCATCTACGCGACGGGCGAGCACGAGATTGCCTCTCTGCCCGAGACCTCACCCTGGGCCGAGAAATACGGCGCCGGGCCTAGGGTCCGCCTGCCAGACGTGGTCGACACGGAACCGGGCCTG
This genomic interval carries:
- a CDS encoding GNAT family N-acetyltransferase; protein product: MSDVKVEFVRGHAAMAEALRIRRAVFIEEQGVPEDLEIDGLDAPEAWGRTAEHALLRLDGEPVATGRLLLEDGPPHYAHIGRVAVLREHRGKGLGRLLMQALQERAHELGYPGITLAAQLHAIGFYERLGYRARGDIFLDAGIEHRWMDLPLR
- a CDS encoding alpha/beta fold hydrolase; the encoded protein is MRPDRMGSIAAVDEKTGRKFFLDDPDDLQPGESLTFILNLHGGGSVGMWQREYFPAYKYKEAYRLVIATPSAATKEPSRRWVAEADDEHLQNIVEYVFAKYGKENIRAFWLVGHSQGGMTSQRLLNTEYFAKRVDGWLSLSGGRIGPAERAPNFGRPAPEGVAPGTAAPPAGFSRPPVPDCDFSFIYATGEHEIASLPETSPWAEKYGAGPRVRLPDVVDTEPGLIYDRLSEGRSSPAWGLYPRPGTAQVYVYPNARDGRVIADVVRLDKGHTEGLEPRITEELIKLMVSAPGGKAHRV
- a CDS encoding TldD/PmbA family protein codes for the protein MDEDLLSIASDIVEKARRLGADQADAYVVASNESSVQVRRGAVERVIDAGSRAAGIRVIKEGRTAVCSTADMTPKALEQLVRDAVDLASISEPDAYAGLPERADLASGVLPDLQLYDEQIESLTADEMREMALRCEAAAFDYDGRVTNSDSCAMEVRRGVVALANSLGFAASYPSTAAGIMIEAICDDAEGKKRNDYWHSYERALHRLEKPEEVGRKAAARAVAKLGARKVATKAVPVVWEAPVATALLRVIGQAVSGEALYRRATFLADLEGRQVASPLFTLTDDPLLPGRLGSRPFDGEGVASRTLPVFEQGIFRAFLFDTYNARRLGRRATGAAHRSIDSAPAPGTSNLVLSPGTTPPEALYADIEEGLFLTDIMGFGVNLTTGDFSRGAQGFWIEKGALAFPVTEVNISGNLKDMLAAIDAVGSDLLWRGGIAAPSLRIGRMTVSGL
- a CDS encoding Hsp20/alpha crystallin family protein — protein: MQQGRPYEGPRQDDTPVKLYRSDHRVTIAAPFPGLEPQDIQVHVTREGEVVLEGRLRGAFKGDKEVILDEWNPGPYYRRLSLDTPVDGEMANVTYENGVLTVSLPVSDEMKAAEVRPERVSRVQGRRYGNAGNPAGDEA